GCCGAGGCCGTGCGCCGCCGCCTCGCTGGTGATCATGTGGTCGACGGCCAGCTTGGAGGCGCCGTACGGGTTGGTGGGCGCGGTCGGGAAGTCCTCCGTGATGGGGCTGGAGGCGGGCTCGCCGTAGGTGGCCGCGGTGGAGGAGAAGACCAGGCGGCGCACGCCCGCCTCGCGCATCGCGGCGAGCAGGGCCATGCTGCCGCCGACGTTGTTGTCCCAGTACTTCTCCGGCTTCACCACGGACTCGCCGACCTGCGAGGAGGCCGCGAAGTGCAGCACGGCGTCGTAGGAGGAGTCCAGCCACTTGGCGGCGTCCTGGATGCGGCCCTCGATGAACTCGGCACCCTCGGGCACGCCGGCCCGGAAGCCGGTGGACAGGTCGTCGAGCACCGTCACCCGGTGGCCGGCTTCGAGCAGATGCGCCGCGACGACACTGCCCACATAGCCCGCTCCGCCGGTGACCAGGTACTTCCCACTCATGTACTCGCTACCTCTCGCAGTCGCTCGGCCGCGGACTCCGGCGGCACGTCGTTGATGAACACACTCATGCCGGACTCGGAACCCGCGAGGAACTTCAGCTTGCCGGAAGTGCGGCGGATGGTGAAAAGCTCGAGGTGAAGGGCGAAGTCCTCGCGGGTCGCGCCCGGCTCGCCCCCGGTGGTGAAGGGCGCCTGGTGCCAGGCCGCAATGTACGGGGTGGGCGGCTGCGACTCGCCGAAGATGCGGTCGAAGCGCCCGAGGAGTTCGAGGTAGACGCGCGGGAACTCGGCGCGGGCCGCCTCGTCCAGGGCGAGCAGGTCGGGCACCCGGCGGCGCGGGTAGAGGTGGACCTCGTAGGGCCAGTGGGCGGCGTAGGGCACGAAGGCGACCCAGTGCTCGCTCTGGAGCACCACGCGTGGGCCCGCGAGTTCGGTGGCCAGGATCTCGTCGAAGAGGTTGGCGCCGGTGCGGGCGTGGTGGGCGGTGAGCGAGCGCCGCATGAGGGCGGTGCGCGGGGTGGTGAAGGGGTAGGCGTAGATCTGGCCGTGCGGGTGACCGAGGGTGACACCGATCTCCGCGCCGCGGTTCTCGAAGCAGAACACCTGCTCGACGGCGGGCAGTTGGGACAGTTCGCAGGTGCGGTCGGTCCAGGCGGCGAGCACCAGGGCGGCCTGTTCCTCGCTCAGCGAGGCGAAGCTCGCCGCGTGGTCGGAGGTGAAGCAGACCACCTCGCAGCGGCCGGTGTCCCCGTCGAGCGAGGGGAAGCGGTTCTCGAAGACGGCCACGTCGTACGAGGAGTCCGGGATCTCGCTCAGCCGTCCCTCGGCCGAGGGGCACAGGGGGCACTGGTCGGCGGGCGGGTGGTAGGTGCGGCTCTGCCGGTGCGAGGCGATCGCGACGCTGTCGCCGAGGAGTACGTCGTGCCGGACCTCACCGAGCGCGGGCCCCGCGGCGTCCAGCGGCCGCAGGTCGGGGGCGTCGCGGACGACGTCGTCGCGCAGGTCGTAGTAGATCAGCTCGCGACCGTCGGCAAGCCGGGTCGAGGTCTTCTTCACGGGTTTCCTCCGCCTCGCGCTCGTGACCGAGCTGGTGCGCGTCCGCGCCGCTCGCGGTGTGACGTCCGCACCCGACAGTCGTCACACAGAATCAAACACAACAGATAATAAATCAACAGGGGGTGGGGTAGTGAGTTCCGACATCCCGACAGCGCTCCGATGGCATCCCAACGACACCGCAAGGCATTACGGAGCGCCCTGCATCACCGGAACGACACCCACCCCCTCCGCCCGCACACGCATGGTGACCACCGCAACCCAAAGATCTGACGATTTCGGGTGAAACGCCAGAACTAATCACGATCAAACAAAAAACCGCAGAGGCCCTGTTCATTTTCTGAACGCAACCGCGTAAGTTGCCGCCCGTTCCACGGTCCAGTTCACGCTACGAAGCGGGTACCCCCATGACTGATCTCGCGGCGGAAGGCCTCCGGCTCCCCACCAACTGGCTCGACTACACGATCCTCGGCATCTACTTCGCCGTCGTCCTGGGCGTCGGCCTCGCGGCCCGCCGCTCGGTGCGGACCAGCCTCGACTTCTTCCTCTCCGGCCGTTCCCTGCCCGCCTGGGTCACCGGTCTCGCGTTCGTCGCCGCGAACCTGGGCGCCACCGAGATCCTCGGCATGGCCGCCAACGGCGTGCAGTACGGCGCGTACACCGTGCACTGGTACTGGATAGGCGCGATCCCGGCCATGGTCTTCCTCGGCCTGGTGATGATGCCCTTCTACTACGGCTCCAAAGTCCGCTCGGTGCCCGAGTTCCTGCTGCACCGGTTCGGCCCGTCCTCGCACCTGCTGTCCTCGGTGATCTTCGCGGTCTCCTCGGTGCTCATCGCGGGCGTCAACCTCTACGCGATGGCGATCGTGATCGAGGCACTGCTCGGCTGGCCGCAGTGGGTGGCCATCGTGGTGGCGGGCGTCTTCGTCCTCGCGTACATCACCATCGGCGGACTGTCCTCGGCGATCTACAACGAGGTCCTGCAGTTCTTCGTGATCCTCGCCGCGCTGATCCCGCTGACCATCGTCGGCCTCAAGCGGGTCGGCGGCTGGGGCGGCATGACCGACAAGATCACCGCCTCACAGGGCGACAACTTCGTGACCGCCTGGGACGGCACCGGCATCGGCGACCCCAACCCGCTCGGCGCGAACTGGCTCACCCTCGTCCTCGGCCTCGGCTTCGTGATGAGCTTCGGCTACTGGACGACCAACTTCGCCGAGGTCCAGCGTGCCCTGTCGGCCAAGAACCTCTCCGCCGCCCAGCGCACCCCGCTGATCGCCGCCTTCCCGAAGATCCTCATCCCGATGGTCGTGGTGGTGCCCGGCCTGATCGCGCTCGTCATGGAGCCGACGATCGGCAAGGAGGGCAGCGGACTCGACTACAACGACGCGATCCCGGTCCTGATGCGGGACCTGCTGCCCAACGGCGTCCTCGGTATCGCGGTCACCGGTCTGCTCGCCGCCTTCATGGCGGGCATGGCGGCCAACGTCTCGTCCTTCAACACCGTGTTCACCAACGACATCTGGGCCGCCTACATCAAGAAGAACCAGGACGACCGGCACTACCTGCTGACCGGACGCGTGGTCACCGCGGTCGGCGTGGTGGCCGGTATGGGCACCGCCTTCATCGCCTCCAGCTTCAGCAACATCATGAACTACCTGCAGACGCTGTTCTCCTTCTTCAACGTCCCGCTGTTCGCGGTGTTCATCATCGGCATGTTCTGGAAGCGCACCACCCCGGCCGCCGGTTTCTGGGGACTGCTCTCGGGCACCGTCGCCGCGATGCTCAACTACTTCTGGCTGTACAAGCAGGACGTCATCTCGATCCCGAGCGACCAGGGCGCCAACTTCGTCTCCTCGATCGTCGCCTTCGGCGTCGGCGCGGTGGTGATGTTCACGGTCTCGCTGTTCACCAAGCCCAAGCCGGTAGCCGAACTCGCCGGCCTGGTCTACGGCACGACCTCGCCCGGCATGGCCGAGGAGCCCGAGGCGGGCGACGAGGCCTGGTACCGCAAGCCCGCGCTCCTGGGCTGGGGCGCCGTGATCCTCGCCGCGGTCTGCTACATCCCCTTCTCCTTCTGACCCGGCCGACCCGAGACCCAAGACCCGAAACGCGAGACGCGAAACGCAAAGGACTACGAGCGACATGAGCGAGAACCAGGCCCACGAGCCCGGCGCGACGGGCGGCGAACACGACACCCCCGCGACCGGGGCCCACGGCGCGCACGCCGAGGCCGGCGACCCCGCCGGGACCGAATACCAGCAGCAGGTAAGCGAGTTGGAGGCCCGCTCGGCGACCGCCGCCCGCCTCTTCGACATCCGCCGCATCATCGGCGGCCTCTTCGTGATCTACGGCGTCATCGTCACCCTGGCCGGCATCACCGCCTCCGAAGAGGACCTGAAGAAGGCCGAGGACATCAACATCAACCTCTGGACGGGCCTCGGCATGCTGGCCCTCGGCCTGTTCTTCCTGGGCTGGCAGCACTTGCGCCCGGTGGTGCCGCCTACGGCGGAGGAGCTGCAAGCCGAGAAGCTTCAACGGCCTTTGGACAAGGAGTAGTTGGCCGAGGCTGCGGCAACCGGAAAGCCGGGCCGCGACGCGCACCTCGCGCGTCCCGGCCCGGTTGCCGTCCGCCCCCGGACACCGCTCCCCCCGCATCCGTGACACCCCTGAGCGGTGGCACTCCTCACCTCACCGCACCGTCACAGACTGCGCCCGGGCGGCCTCTTGTGTACTTCAACCGCGTTCGGCAGCAGACCACTTCATACGTGCGGCCGCGCGCGACGCCCGACGTCACACCCGAAGTGAGGACGCAGCCATGAAGCCCCGTCTCGACCTGTTCGACACTCCGACCGCCGCGAAGGTCGCCAAGCGGTTCTACAACACCTCGTTGCCCCTGGAGCAGTCGCCGCTGCCCAAGACGCTGCGCGAGCTGGTGGCGCTGCGGGTGGGGCAGCTCACCGGGTGCGGCCTGTGCGTCGACATCCACACCAAGGAGGCGGCGGCCGCCGGGGAGAGCGCGCTGAGGCTCAACCTGGTCGCCACCTGGCGCCACACCACCGTGTTCAGCGAGGCCGAGCGAGCCGCCCTGGCACTCGCCGAGGAGGGCACCCTGCTCAGCAGCGCGGGAGGCGTGTCCGACGCGACCTGGGACGCGGCACGTGTCCACTTCGACGACGACCAACTCGGCGCGCTGGTCTGCCTGGTGGCGCTCATCAACGCGGCCACGCGGATGAACGTGATGGTGAACAACCCCGGAGGGTCGTACGAGCCGGGGATGTTCTCCGGGCTGTCGAACGAGTGACCGTAGGCGCGTTGGCCCCCGCGAGTGCGGGGGCCAAGGTGCCGTGCCGCAGCGGTCCGAGAAACGGCCGGGTGGGCGCCGCCCACCCATACCGTCCAAATCCCGCTGCAAAAAGCCTAGTTGACGCTGTCCAGACGCGGCGGCAGAGACGAGGGCGGCACTGTCGGAGGGGACACCGTCGGCGGCGGCACGATCCGCGCCACGCGGTCCAGCAGACCCGTACGCGCCGCCAGTGCCGCCGCCTCCAGGCGGGAGCCGACGCCGAGTTTCATCAGGACGCGCTGGACGTGGGTGCGGGCGGTCGAGGGGGCGATGCCCATGCCCGCGGCGATCAGCCGGGTGTCCTCGCCCTCGGCCACTCGTACCAGGACCTCGACCTCGCGGGAGGTCAGCATCGCGAGGAGACGGGTGGCCTCGTCGTCGGGGGCGGTGGCGGGGTTCAGCAGTTCACAGAAAGCTTCCTGCAGCAATCCGGGGGACACCGCGGACTCCCCCGCACGCGCTTTGAGCATCGCCCGTTCCACGCCCTCGATGCGCTCGTCGGAGCGTACGTAGCCGGAGGCGCCCGCGGCGAAGGCGGCGGCGATGCCGCGCGGGGCGGGTACCGGACCGAGCACCACCACGGCGACCTGCGGCCGCTCGCGTTTGATCCGCGCCACGGGGTCGAACACCCCGGCCCGTTCGGGCTCCTGGGTGCCGAGCAGGCAGACCTCGGGAACCCTGGCGATCACCAACTCGGCCGCGCCCGCGGCCGGAGCCGCCGCGGCCAGCACCCGGTGCCCGCGCTGTTTCAGCGCGGAGGCCAGCGCCTCGGCGAGCAGCCGGTGGTCGTCGACCACCATCAGTCGCACCGTCATCTCGTCCCCCCACAGTCCCACCGCGAGCCCTCGCCCCTGCCCCGGGCCCCGGCTCGCCGTGAGGGGAAGCTACACGCTTGGCGCCCCGGACGCGGGCCAACTGCCGATAATGCCCCGCGTCTTGGGGGGCGAGCGGCAACCGGCAGTCGTACGCGTCACGAGCGGCTGGACTCAGCGGGCCTCCCGCCCGCCCTCCCCCAACAGCCGCCCAGGCACGGCCGGTTCGGGCAGAGCCCGGAACAACAGCCAGCTCAGTACCGGCATCACGATCAGCGGCGTCAGCGCGGTACGCAACGACGTGGCGTCCGCGAGGCCACCGATGAGGGGGCTGGCCAGGCCGCCGACGCTGACCGTGAGGCCGAGGGTGATGCCACCGGCCGTACCGACGCGGGTGGGCAAGTAGTCCTGGGCGAGGGTGACTTGGAGGGAGAAGGGGACGTACAGGCCGATGGAGGTCAGTGCCACGAAAACGTAGAGCGCCGGGCCGGGTACGAACACCGCTCCGGCGACCGCGGGGACGGTGAGCAGGTACGACGTGCTCACCACCGTGACCCGGTCCCAGCGGTGGGCCAGATTGCTGCCGAGGACCGTACCGACGGCGCCGCCGAGATAGAGCACGAACAGCGCGGCCGTCCCCGCCGCCGCGGAGCCGCCCGTCTGTTCCCGGGCGTGCAGGGCGAGGAAGGTGCTCAGCCCGACGAAGACGATCGACCGGCACACCACCGCCAGCGACAGCCGCACGAACGAGGCCCGGTCGTCTAGCACTTCGTCGTCCCGCCCTTCCGCGACACCCCCGTCGCCATCGGCACCAGCGGCGGGCTGCGCCTTCGTCAGCGCCCGCAGCACCGGCAGGGTCAGCACGCTGCCGACGAGCGCGGGCAGGATCAGCAGCGGCGAGAACCGCAGCCCACCGGTGGCGATCACGACGGTGACCAGGAGGGGAGCCAGCGCGAAGCCGATGTTGCCGCCCAGCGAGAACCACCCCATGGCGCGGTGGCTGCCCCTGCTGGCCACGCGTGCGACGCGCGCCGATTCCGGGTGGTACGCGGCGACTCCGATACCGGACAACGCCACGAACAGCAGGGTGATCGGGTAGGAGCCGCCGACTCCGCTCAGCGCCACGCCGAGTCCGCCGAGCACGGTACTCACCGGCAGCAGCCACGGGATCGGGTGCCGGTCGGTGAGCGCGCCGAAGAGGGGCTGCGCGACCGAGGACAGCAGGCTCGCGGCGAGCACGATGCCGGAGGCCGCGGCGTAGGTGTAGGCACGTTCGGCGACGAAGAACGGGACCAGGGCGGCCACGGCACCCTGGTAGACGTCCACGCAGGCATGCCCGGCCGAGAGCAGGAGGATCGGCTTGGTCGGCTTGTTCGGTTTGATCCGCTTGGCCGTCTCGATCGTGTCGGTCGGTTCGATCCGCATCGTTGACTTGACCGTCTCGGTCGGCTTGGTCGGCTCGGTCCCTGGCATGGCGCCATGGTCGCCGCGAGCCGCCCTGTCGCACTTCCGATAATCTGCCAACCAATGAGGGAAATCCGCCATGAGCCGGTGGCACCCACCGACGTCCGCCTGCTGGCGCCGGGCGCGGCCATCGACGCCCATCGGCACGACGACCACCAGATCGTCTACGCGAGCCGGGGCGTGCTCGCCGTCACCACCGGCGCGGGCTCCTGGACGGCCCCGGCCACCCGCGCGATCTGGGTACCGGCGGGCACCGTGCACTCCCATCGCGCGCACGGCGCACTCGAACTGCATCTGATCGGCCTGTCCGCGGACACCAACCCGCTCGGCCTGGACAAGCCCGCCGTACTGACCGTGGGCCCGCTACTGCGCGAGCTGATCCTCGCCTGCACCCGCGCCCCGGCGGACGACAGCCCGGAACAACAGCGCCTGCGCTCCGTCCTGTGCGACCAGCTACGGGTCTCGCCCCAGCAGCCACTGCACGTACCGACGCCGACCGCGCCCCTGCTCAAGGCGGTCTGCGAGATCCTGTACGCCGACCCGGCCGACAGCCGCACCCTGACGGCCCTGGGCAGACAGGTCGGCGCCAGCGACCGCACGCTGTCCCGGCTGTTCCGGGCCGACCTCGGCATGACGTTCCCGCAGTGGCGCACTCAACTGCGGCTCTCCCACGCCCTGGTGCTGCTCGCCGAGGACACACCGGTGACGGTCGTGGCGCACCGGTGCGGCTGGTCCTCGGCGAGCGCGTTCATCGACGTCTTCCGCCGCACCTTCGGGCACACGCCGGGCCGCGCGGCGGACGCGGCACGGACTGACGGGCCACCCGGCCCACCGGCAGGCTGATCCAGGAGATCCGCGAGATCCGCGAGAAGCGTGTCGAGGGCGCCCCGCCGCTTTACTCGCCCTCGCCCAAATCCGTGCCCAATTCCGTACCCATGTCCGAATCCAGCCCGTTCACAAGGCGGTTGAGGAACCGCGTGAACGTGGCCTCGGGAGTGACCGCGCGGCCGGGTGCCGCGAGGGCCTCGGCGAGTTCCGGGTGCCGCCCGTCCGCGGCGACCGCGGCGAGGTAACGGGCCTGCGCCGCGGCCCGGGCCGGGGACTCGGCGACCGCCGCCTGGGTGACCTCGTGGGCGACGTGCCCCGCGACGAAGGCGGTGAGCTGCGCGAAGATCTCCAGTTTCGCCGCGCCGTCCAGGCCGGTGGGACGCAGCGCGGCCAGCGCGCGCTCCAGGAAGGCCAGGGTGTTCGGGCCCGGCGTGCGGCGGGTGGCCAGGGCGGCGGGCAGCCAGGGGTGGCGGAGCATATGGGCGCGTTGCAGGCGGCCGATGGTCTTCAGGTCGGCGCGCCAGTCACCGGTCGCCGCGTCGGCGGTCGGCAGTTCGCCGCTGACGTGGTCGACCATCAGCTCCAGGAGCGTCTCCTTGTCGGGGGCGTAGCTGTACAACGACATGACACCGGCGCCGACTTCGGCCGCGACCCGGCGCATGGTGACCGCGTCGAGCCCCTCCGCGTCGGCCACCGCGACGGCCGCCGTGATGATCGCCTCACGGGTATAGGCGGGCCTACGGCCCTGGCGCTGCTCGGCGGATGCCAGCCACAACCGCTGCGGGTCGACACCCGCGCCGCCGGACCCTGCGTCACGGGGCATGTCCCGACTCCTTCCCTCTTCCACGTCGCTTCCGGATTCACTTCCTCGTCGCTTCCGGAATCGCTGCCACGTCGCCTCCGGAGTCGCCTCCGCATCACTCCCGGATCGCTCCCGGACAGCCCCCGGATCGCTCTCGCATCACTCCCGGATCGCGGCCGCCCCGGCGGCTGCCATCCAAGCATGCTCTATTCTCGTACAACGTACGGAAAAGAAGGAGGGGACCGATGACATCCCGCACGCACGGCCTCGCGCCCAGCTCGGCCTGGACACCGACCCCCGGGAAGCCGCCGCTCAGCTCCCGTCTGCTGAGGGCGACTTGGCGCGGGCTCCCGGCGAAGCAGTACGAGGCCGGGCTCGAACCGGGTCTGGTGGTACCGGCCGCAGACGGCAGTCCGCTGGTCACCGACCACTACTTCCCGCGCGCCGAGGGCGAGTTCCCGGCCCTCCTGGTGCGTTCGCCGTACGGCAGGGGTCTGCCCTGGTCGCCGATGTACGGCATGCTCTTCGCCGAGCAGGGATTCCATGTGGTCGTGCAGAGCTGTCGCGGCACCGGCGGCTCGGGCGGCGCGTTCGACCTGTGGCGCAACGAGACACCCGACGCCCGTGCCACCGTCTCCTGGCTGCGTGAACAGCCCTGGTTCAAGGGGACGTTGGGCACGATCGGCCCCAGCTACCTCGGCTACACCCAGTGGGCCCTCGCCGTGGATCCGCCGCCGGAGCTGAAGGCGATGGTGGTACAGGTCGGCCTGCACGACCCCTACGCCCTCTTCTATGCCGACGGCGTGCTCCGCCTGGAGAACGCCCTCGCCGTCGGCGCCGGGCTCACTCACCAGCACCGCGGCACCGGACCGTTCCTGCGCGCGACCCTGCGCCTGCACCGGCGGCTGCGCTCGCTCACCACCGCGCTGCCGCTGCGCCCGGCGTACGTGTCCGCGCGCGGCGGTGAAATCCCCTGGGTGGACGAGGTGTTGGCGCATCCGGACGCCGAGGACCCGTACTGGAGGGGCGCCTCGCTGGGCGAGGTTGCCGAGCGGCTGAGTGTGCCGACCGCGCTGATCACCGGCCGGTACGACGTGCTGGTGGACCAGACCTTCGAGCAGTACGCGCGACTGCGGCGGGCGGGCTGCGAGACCTCGTTGCTCGCCGGTCCCTGGACCCACACCTCCGCGTTGCAGCAGGGGTGGCCCGAGGTCTTCGCCGAGAGCCTCGCCTGGCTGCGCGCCCATCTGTGCGGCGACCGCGCGGAGTTGCGCGAGAAGCGGGTCCGGGTGCACGTCGGCGGCGCGGACACCTGGCGCGACCTCGACGACTGGCCGTCCGGCCCGGCCGTCGCCACGCCCTGGTACCCGACGGCCGAGGGGCACCTCACCCCCGAGGCGCCCACCGGTTCCGTGCCACTCGCCTCGGTGCGCTACGACCCGGCCGACCCCACCCCGTCCGTGGGCGGCCCGCTGCTCTCGCGCACCGCGGGCCCGCGCGACAACGCCGCCCTGGAGGCCCGGGACGACGTACTGACCTTCACCGGGCCCCAACTCACCGAACCGGTCGACGTGTTGGGCACGGTCACCGCCGAACTGAGCATCGCCACCGACACCGGCTGCCCCACGGAGGTCTTCGCCCGGCTGTGCGACGTGGACGAGAAGGGCCGCTCGGGCAACGTCTGCGACGGCCTCGGCCGACTACCCAGCGCAGAACCGGCCGCAGAACCGGCCGCCGACCCCGCCCGGATCACCGTTTCGATGAGCCCGACCGCCCACCGCTTCGCGGCCGGTCACCGCATCCGCTGGCAGATCAGCGCCGGCGCCCACCCGCGCTTCGTCCGCAACCCCGGCACCGGCGAGCACCCCTTGGACGCCACCGCCCTCGCACCCATACGCCTGACTCTGCACGCGGACTCGGCGCTACTGCTGCCCGACGGCCGCGAGTTGGACCTCGCGGCCGAAGACGGCTGAACGGGCCCCGAACCGAAACGACGGCGAACCGAACAGGCGGCGGAACGCACAGACGGCGAACCGAACAGACGGCGCCTCGTACACGTCAAAGGGCCCCGTACCGCAACTCCTGCGGTACGGGGCCCTCTTGGCGCTTCAGGTATCTTCAACTCTCAGACCGGGCCGGGTACTTGCACCCCGGGATCAGTCCTTGCGGGCGAAGCCCATCGCCGAGTAGTTGAAGTCGTCCCCGGAGCTCGGCTTGCTGATGAGCTCCTCGCCGATGAACAAGTGGCCGTTGCCGTAGAGCAGTTCGGAGCGCTCGGGCAGCATGCTGTTCAGGGCGCGGACCACCGTCTGGTCGGACGGCGTCTCCAGGAGCTTGGTCATCTTCAGCGTCTTGCTGTCGATGGTGACGACCTGGGCGCCCTTGTCGTACGGACCGTCCTTGTAGGCGAGGATGTTGGTGCCGTCCATGCGGATCGGGAACATCTTGTAGCCGTTGCCCGCGTTCACACGGTCCCGGGTCGGCTTGCCGTTGGCCAGCGAGAAGGACACGATCTCGTTGGTCCGCTCGTAGGACTCGCCGCTGCCCTCGTGCTCGGCGGTCGGCAGGTAGAGGCGGTCGTTGCCGACGGCGAGGCCGGAGCAGCTGTTGACCTTGGTGGCGTCGCAGTCGTGCGTGTACATGTCCGCCTCAAGGGTGAACTTGTAGCGCAGCGTGCCCTGTTGGGACAGCGAGAAGACGTTGGAGATGCCTCCGGCACCGGAGGCCTCCTCGCCGGTCTCGGCGCCGACCACGACCGGGTTGGTGGAGACGATCTTCGGCCACTCGGAGCCCGCGGGGAGCGGGTACTTCCAGACCGGGTTGCCGTCCTTCGGGTTGAGACCCTGCACCTCGAAGGTGGCGTCGTCCAGGCTGCCGCACTTGTAGATGGCGATCAGCTGGTCGCCGCCCGCGTAACCGGCGTCC
This is a stretch of genomic DNA from Streptomyces sp. NA04227. It encodes these proteins:
- a CDS encoding TetR/AcrR family transcriptional regulator C-terminal domain-containing protein; its protein translation is MPRDAGSGGAGVDPQRLWLASAEQRQGRRPAYTREAIITAAVAVADAEGLDAVTMRRVAAEVGAGVMSLYSYAPDKETLLELMVDHVSGELPTADAATGDWRADLKTIGRLQRAHMLRHPWLPAALATRRTPGPNTLAFLERALAALRPTGLDGAAKLEIFAQLTAFVAGHVAHEVTQAAVAESPARAAAQARYLAAVAADGRHPELAEALAAPGRAVTPEATFTRFLNRLVNGLDSDMGTELGTDLGEGE
- a CDS encoding LuxR C-terminal-related transcriptional regulator — encoded protein: MTVRLMVVDDHRLLAEALASALKQRGHRVLAAAAPAAGAAELVIARVPEVCLLGTQEPERAGVFDPVARIKRERPQVAVVVLGPVPAPRGIAAAFAAGASGYVRSDERIEGVERAMLKARAGESAVSPGLLQEAFCELLNPATAPDDEATRLLAMLTSREVEVLVRVAEGEDTRLIAAGMGIAPSTARTHVQRVLMKLGVGSRLEAAALAARTGLLDRVARIVPPPTVSPPTVPPSSLPPRLDSVN
- a CDS encoding carboxymuconolactone decarboxylase family protein; this translates as MKPRLDLFDTPTAAKVAKRFYNTSLPLEQSPLPKTLRELVALRVGQLTGCGLCVDIHTKEAAAAGESALRLNLVATWRHTTVFSEAERAALALAEEGTLLSSAGGVSDATWDAARVHFDDDQLGALVCLVALINAATRMNVMVNNPGGSYEPGMFSGLSNE
- a CDS encoding CocE/NonD family hydrolase, yielding MTSRTHGLAPSSAWTPTPGKPPLSSRLLRATWRGLPAKQYEAGLEPGLVVPAADGSPLVTDHYFPRAEGEFPALLVRSPYGRGLPWSPMYGMLFAEQGFHVVVQSCRGTGGSGGAFDLWRNETPDARATVSWLREQPWFKGTLGTIGPSYLGYTQWALAVDPPPELKAMVVQVGLHDPYALFYADGVLRLENALAVGAGLTHQHRGTGPFLRATLRLHRRLRSLTTALPLRPAYVSARGGEIPWVDEVLAHPDAEDPYWRGASLGEVAERLSVPTALITGRYDVLVDQTFEQYARLRRAGCETSLLAGPWTHTSALQQGWPEVFAESLAWLRAHLCGDRAELREKRVRVHVGGADTWRDLDDWPSGPAVATPWYPTAEGHLTPEAPTGSVPLASVRYDPADPTPSVGGPLLSRTAGPRDNAALEARDDVLTFTGPQLTEPVDVLGTVTAELSIATDTGCPTEVFARLCDVDEKGRSGNVCDGLGRLPSAEPAAEPAADPARITVSMSPTAHRFAAGHRIRWQISAGAHPRFVRNPGTGEHPLDATALAPIRLTLHADSALLLPDGRELDLAAEDG
- a CDS encoding sodium:solute symporter family protein; this encodes MTDLAAEGLRLPTNWLDYTILGIYFAVVLGVGLAARRSVRTSLDFFLSGRSLPAWVTGLAFVAANLGATEILGMAANGVQYGAYTVHWYWIGAIPAMVFLGLVMMPFYYGSKVRSVPEFLLHRFGPSSHLLSSVIFAVSSVLIAGVNLYAMAIVIEALLGWPQWVAIVVAGVFVLAYITIGGLSSAIYNEVLQFFVILAALIPLTIVGLKRVGGWGGMTDKITASQGDNFVTAWDGTGIGDPNPLGANWLTLVLGLGFVMSFGYWTTNFAEVQRALSAKNLSAAQRTPLIAAFPKILIPMVVVVPGLIALVMEPTIGKEGSGLDYNDAIPVLMRDLLPNGVLGIAVTGLLAAFMAGMAANVSSFNTVFTNDIWAAYIKKNQDDRHYLLTGRVVTAVGVVAGMGTAFIASSFSNIMNYLQTLFSFFNVPLFAVFIIGMFWKRTTPAAGFWGLLSGTVAAMLNYFWLYKQDVISIPSDQGANFVSSIVAFGVGAVVMFTVSLFTKPKPVAELAGLVYGTTSPGMAEEPEAGDEAWYRKPALLGWGAVILAAVCYIPFSF
- the galT gene encoding galactose-1-phosphate uridylyltransferase, with protein sequence MKKTSTRLADGRELIYYDLRDDVVRDAPDLRPLDAAGPALGEVRHDVLLGDSVAIASHRQSRTYHPPADQCPLCPSAEGRLSEIPDSSYDVAVFENRFPSLDGDTGRCEVVCFTSDHAASFASLSEEQAALVLAAWTDRTCELSQLPAVEQVFCFENRGAEIGVTLGHPHGQIYAYPFTTPRTALMRRSLTAHHARTGANLFDEILATELAGPRVVLQSEHWVAFVPYAAHWPYEVHLYPRRRVPDLLALDEAARAEFPRVYLELLGRFDRIFGESQPPTPYIAAWHQAPFTTGGEPGATREDFALHLELFTIRRTSGKLKFLAGSESGMSVFINDVPPESAAERLREVAST
- a CDS encoding helix-turn-helix transcriptional regulator, which encodes MREIRHEPVAPTDVRLLAPGAAIDAHRHDDHQIVYASRGVLAVTTGAGSWTAPATRAIWVPAGTVHSHRAHGALELHLIGLSADTNPLGLDKPAVLTVGPLLRELILACTRAPADDSPEQQRLRSVLCDQLRVSPQQPLHVPTPTAPLLKAVCEILYADPADSRTLTALGRQVGASDRTLSRLFRADLGMTFPQWRTQLRLSHALVLLAEDTPVTVVAHRCGWSSASAFIDVFRRTFGHTPGRAADAARTDGPPGPPAG
- a CDS encoding MFS transporter; translated protein: MPGTEPTKPTETVKSTMRIEPTDTIETAKRIKPNKPTKPILLLSAGHACVDVYQGAVAALVPFFVAERAYTYAAASGIVLAASLLSSVAQPLFGALTDRHPIPWLLPVSTVLGGLGVALSGVGGSYPITLLFVALSGIGVAAYHPESARVARVASRGSHRAMGWFSLGGNIGFALAPLLVTVVIATGGLRFSPLLILPALVGSVLTLPVLRALTKAQPAAGADGDGGVAEGRDDEVLDDRASFVRLSLAVVCRSIVFVGLSTFLALHAREQTGGSAAAGTAALFVLYLGGAVGTVLGSNLAHRWDRVTVVSTSYLLTVPAVAGAVFVPGPALYVFVALTSIGLYVPFSLQVTLAQDYLPTRVGTAGGITLGLTVSVGGLASPLIGGLADATSLRTALTPLIVMPVLSWLLFRALPEPAVPGRLLGEGGREAR